One region of Primulina tabacum isolate GXHZ01 chromosome 1, ASM2559414v2, whole genome shotgun sequence genomic DNA includes:
- the LOC142532261 gene encoding LOW QUALITY PROTEIN: AAA-ATPase At3g50940-like (The sequence of the model RefSeq protein was modified relative to this genomic sequence to represent the inferred CDS: deleted 2 bases in 2 codons) — translation MALSESNLATAKTILTTVGSIAAATVVVRGVIQEFLPYEFQDYVFSGIRNFFGRFSNQLTLVIEEFDGLESNEIYEAAETYLGSKASPNTRRLKVSKPEKEKSFNITVESDEEVIDFYKGGKFKWVWICRKTERKDFYNPRDRNSTLKSEIRSFQLTFHRKNKDLAIESYLRYIINEAENKKQEKKTIKIFTVDYENMYDINDMWTPVNLDHPSTFETLAMDSDQKEMILNDLVTFVKRREYYRKVGKAWKRGYLLYGPPGTGKSSLIAAIANYLHYDVYDLELTDLKRNSELRRLLLGTANRSILVVEDIDCTIDLKDRSSTTEDSSSREEESKVTLSGLLNFVDGLWSSCGDERIIIFTTNHSEKLDPALLRPGRMDVHINMSYCTPCGFKLMASNYLGIQDHALFKKIEDLVAIAKVTPAEIAEQLLKTDNPNLSLQGLVDFLHSKIKENEEPEAKKPKEESADLEQEKL, via the exons ATGGCTTTGTCGGAATCCAATTTAGCTACCGCCAAGACCATCCTCACCACCGTCGGATCCATTGCCGCCGCCACGGTTGTGGTGCGCGGCGTTATCCAAGAGTTCCTCCCTTACGAATTCCAGGACTATGTGTTCTCCGGCATTCGGAATTTCTTCGGCAGATTCTCGAACCAGTTGACTCTGGTGATCGAGGAGTTCGACGGATTGGAAAGCAACGAAATCTACGAGGCTGCAGAAACCTATCTGGGTTCGAAAGCCAGCCCGAACACACGTCGACTCAAAGTCAGCAAGCCCGAAAAAGAAAAGAGTTTCAATATCACAGTGGAGAGTGACGAAGAAGTAATAGACTTTTACAAAGGAGGGAAATTCAAGTGGGTTTGGATCTGCAGAAAGACCGAAAGAAAGGACTTCTACAATCCCAGAGACAGGAATTCGACTTTGAAATCCGAAATCAGGTCATTCCAGCTCACATTCCACAGGAAAAATAAAGATCTGGCGATCGAGTCTTACTTGAGATACATCATAAACGAGGCAGAAAACAAGAAACAGGAGAAGAAAACAATCAAGATTTTCACAGTTGATTACGAGAATATGTACGACATAAACGACATGTGGACTCCTGTAAATCTCGATCACCCATCTACATTTGAGACTTTGGCCATGGATTCAGATCAAAAGGAGATGATCTTAAATGATCTTGTAACT TTTGTCAAGAGGAGAGAATATTATAGAAAAGTGGGCAAGGCTTGGAAAAGAGGGTACTTGCTGTATGGTCCTCCGGGGACAGGAAAATCGAGCTTGATTGCAGCAATTGCGAATTATTTGCACTACGACGTGTATGATTTGGAGTTGACTGATTTAAAGAGGAATTCCGAGTTGAGAAGATTGCTGCTTGGTACTGCAAATAGATCTATATTAGTGGTGGAGGATATTGATTGCACCATTGACTTGAAAGATAGGTCGTCCACTACAGAGGATTCTTCTTCTCGAGAGGAAGAAAGCAAGGTGACACTGTCTGGTTTGTTGAACTTTGTTGATGGTTTATGGTCGAGTTGTGGAGACGAAAGGATCATAATTTTCACGACAAATCACAGT GAGAAGCTGGATCCAGCGTTGCTACGACCTGGCCGTATGGACGTGCATATAAACATGTCATATTGCACTCCTTGTGGCTTCAAACTCATGGCGAGTAATTATCTTGGTATCCAGGACCATGCTCTGTTCAAGAAAATCGAGGATCTGGTCGCTATTGCTAAAGTCACTCCGGCCGAAATAGCCGAGCAGCTTCTCAAGACTGATAATCCTAATCTTTCCCTTCAAGGATTAGTTGATTTCCTACATTCCAAGATTAAGGAAAATGAGGAGCCTGAAGCTAAAAAGCCAAAGGAAGAATCAGCTGATCTTGAACAAGAAAAGTTGTGA
- the LOC142516730 gene encoding uncharacterized protein LOC142516730, whose product MAQYGNQHGRRTDEHGDPVRNTDEYGDPVHRPTGVDYGTTGAGGTYGTTGAHQTDPYGTTGTQQLGPQVTSPHVTSATIGAIRAEPYAATGAHPTGAQGTTGSTGACETDPDHRATGTAAGPQGGHHEKKGMMEKIKEKLPGHQHNKST is encoded by the coding sequence ATGGCACAATACGGCAATCAACACGGGAGACGAACGGACGAGCACGGCGATCCCGTCAGGAACACTGATGAATACGGAGACCCCGTTCACCGCCCTACAGGAGTGGACTACGGCACCACTGGCGCCGGAGGAACGTATGGCACCACCGGTGCACATCAAACGGATCCTTACGGAACCACCGGGACGCAGCAATTGGGCCCGCAGGTAACCAGCCCTCATGTGACCAGCGCCACGATCGGGGCAATACGAGCGGAGCCTTATGCCGCCACAGGGGCGCATCCAACGGGTGCTCAGGGAACCACCGGCTCCACCGGGGCGTGTGAAACGGATCCTGATCACAGAGCCACTGGGACCGCCGCCGGTCCGCAGGGCGGGCACCATGAGAAGAAGGGGATGATGGAGAAGATTAAAGAGAAGTTGCCAGGCCACCAGCACAACAAATCAACTTGA
- the LOC142556515 gene encoding uncharacterized protein LOC142556515 has protein sequence MGKSVTIDKFFQRKRSNQLDPPISTAPSIPSDDNLPPEVHSQKLRNVESAGVDLNFLERDPGLRRQIWEYSPNEQEEIRRAYLNLKAYQPILSEYPLNKNNLHPRKFQSSWHELFPWLEYSPVKDKAFCFPCFIFNKPSGCLKQTAFTVVGFYNWKKARSGKTCFSNVILGKIMYLHIIVWLKKHFGCLRFRGVPFRGHDESSNSSNRGNFLEFLDVVALYNDELSCAIHKAPKNAKYTCHDIQKQIHHMFSVRVKNVIREEIADIKYCIVIDEAVMSQKENKYTTALKLKNAIYSYLSHYNLDVQNIRGQGYDGASNMRGEFNGLQALILKDCKSAYYVHCFAHRLQLALVTAGKNITPIHQFFDKLTFIVNMVGASCKCYDELKEAHADDIAYLISINELETGRGLNQICNLQRAADTRWSSHFRSLSC, from the exons ATGGGAAAATCTGTGACAATTGATAAATTCTTTCAGAGGAAGAGATCTAATCAACTAGATCCTCCCATTTCTACAGCCCCATCTATACCATCAGATGATAATCTTCCACCAGAGGTTCATTCTCAAAAGTTAAGAAATGTTGAAAGTGCAGGGGTTGATCTTAACTTCTTAGAGCGTGATCCAGGATTACGTCGACAAATATGGGAATACTCTCCCAATGAGCAAGAAGAAATTCGTCGGGCTTATCTAAATCTGAAAGCATATCAGCCTATACTTTCAGAATATCCACTAAATAAAAACAATCTTCATCCCCGCAAGTTTCAATCATCCTGGCATGAGCTTTTTCCTTGGTTGGAGTATTCTCCAGTAAAAGATAAAGCTTTCTGTTTTCCTTGCTTTATCTTTAACAAGCCATCAGGATGTCTCAAGCAAACTGCATTTACTGTTGTTGGATTTTATAATTGGAAGAAGGCTCGAAGTGGAAAAACATGTTTTTCCAATGTCATATTGGGAAAGATAATGTATCTTCACATCATCGTATGGCTGAAAAAGCAT TTCGGTTGCTTGCGCTTTAGAGGCGTTCCTTTCAGAGGTCATGACGAGAGCTCTAATTCATCTAATCGTGGAAACTTTCTTGAATTTCTCGATGTGGTAGCCTTGTATAATGATGAGCTTTCATGTGCAATACATAAAGCTCCGAAAAATGCCAAGTATACATGTCATGATATTCAAAAGCAAATACATCACATGTTCTCAGTGAGAGTGAAAAATGTAATTCGTGAAGAAATTGCAGACATCAAGTATTGCATAGTCATCGATGAAGCCGTGATGAGTCAAAAAGAGAACAAAT ATACGACAGCTTTGAAATTAAAGAATGCTATAtattcttatttgagtcattacAATTTGGATGTCCAAAATATTAGAGGTCAAGGTTACGATGGTGCTAGCAATATGAGAGGTGAGTTCAATGGATTGCAAGCTTTGATTCTGAAAGATTGTAAGAGTgcttattatgttcattgcttTGCCCATCGATTGCAGTTGGCTCTTGTTACGGCAGGAAAAAATATAACTCCCATTCATCAGTTTTTTGATAAATTAACTTTCATAGTTAATATGGTTGGTGCTTCGTGCAAGTGTTATGATGAATTGAAAGAAGCTCACGCAGATGACATTGCTTATTTGATTTCTATTAATGAACTCGAGACAGGGCGTGGACTTAATCAGATATGTAATTTACAACGAGCAGCTGATACGCGTTGGAGTTCTCATTTTAGATCATTAtcgtgttag